In one window of Cytophagaceae bacterium ABcell3 DNA:
- the thiS gene encoding sulfur carrier protein ThiS yields the protein MEIFINNEKATVDTGKNLSDLLKDISLQETRGIAIAINNQVIPKKGWSEYALNDKDRVTIITATQGG from the coding sequence ATGGAAATCTTTATTAACAACGAAAAAGCCACTGTTGACACTGGCAAAAACCTATCAGATTTACTGAAGGATATCTCCTTGCAGGAAACTCGTGGCATAGCCATAGCCATCAACAACCAAGTAATACCTAAAAAAGGATGGAGTGAATATGCCCTCAACGACAAAGACAGGGTAACCATAATCACTGCAACACAAGGAGGTTAA